In one Brienomyrus brachyistius isolate T26 chromosome 7, BBRACH_0.4, whole genome shotgun sequence genomic region, the following are encoded:
- the LOC125746309 gene encoding zinc finger protein 501-like isoform X16: MLQDRYIVCMTQNAESTVGPVFNGEVKEETVFQDVTEEKVTVPLQVDHTKGRRRTRRGSVRPPNPVETLLPERRVKKFPCSHCPVRCYTSETSLQRHMRKSHPKEFGPGVILKVHCCSHCGKSFSHLGNLKKHERIHTGERPYQCSHCKKSFSQEGALKIHQRIHTGERPYHCSECGKSFSYLGDLKKHQRIHTGEKPYQCSHCKKSFSQIGAVKAHERIHTGDKPYQCSQCEKSFSQVGTLNIHQRIHTGERPYQCSQCGKSFSKVGALNIHQRIHTGERPYQCSQCGKSFSHLGALNIHQRIHTGERPYQCSHCGKSFNQVGSLKAHERTHTGEKPYQCSQCEKSFSQVGALNIHQRIHTGERPYQCSQCRKSFSDVAHLKKHQGIHTGERPYQCSQCEKSFSYLGDLKKHQRIHTGERPYQCSHCKKTFRQVGALKTHERTHTGDKPYQCSQCEKSFNQVGTLNIHLRIHSGERP; encoded by the exons ATGCTACAGGACAGATATATTGTCTGTATGACTCAG AATGCAGAGAGTACAGTAGGTCCCGTATTTAATGGGGAGGTGAAAGAAGAAACCGTGTTTCAGGACGTGACTGAGGAGAAGGTGACTGTCCCTCTTCAGGTGGACCATACTAAAGGGAGACGGAGAACAAGAAGAGGGAGTGTCAGGCCTCCTAACCCAG TTGAAACTCTTCTACCAGAGAGGAGAGTGAAGAAGTTCCCCTGTTCTCACTGTCCAGTACGGTGCTATACATCAGAAACGTCCCTCCAGAGACACATGAGAAAATCACATCCTAAGGAGTTTGGCCCTGGTGTGATACTGAAAGTTCACTGCTGCTCTCATTGTGGAAAGAGCTTCAGTCATTTAGGAAACCTAAAGAAGCAtgagcggattcacacaggggagaggccctaccagtgctcccactgCAAGAAGAGCTTCAGTCAAGAAGGAGCCCTAAAGAtccaccagcggattcacacaggcgAGAGGCCCTACCATTGCTccgagtgtgggaagagcttcagttaTTTAGGAGACCTAAAGAagcaccagcggattcacacaggggaaaAGCCTTACCAGTGCTCCCACTGCAAGAAGAGCTTCAGTCAAATAGGAGCCGTAAAAGCACATGAGCGAATTCACACTGGGGATAAGCCATACCAATGCtcccagtgtgagaagagcttcagtcaaGTAGGAACCCTAAATAtccaccagcggattcacacaggggagaggccctaccagtgctcccagtgtgggaagagcttcagtaaAGTAGGAGCCTTAAATATCCACCAGCgtattcacacaggggagaggccctaccagtgctcccagtgtgggaagagcttcagtcatttAGGAGCCCTAAACAtccaccagcggattcacacaggggagaggccctaccagtgctcccactgtgggaagagcttcaatcAAGTAGGATCCCTAAAGGCCCATGAGCGGACTCACACTGGGGAGAAGccataccagtgctcccagtgtgaaaAAAGCTTCAGTCAAGTAGGAGCCCTAAATAtccaccagcggattcacacaggggagaggccctaccaaTGTTCCCAGTGTCGGAAGAGCTTCAGTGACGTAGCACACCTAAAGAAGCACCAGgggattcacacaggagagaggccctaccagtgctcccagtgtgagaagagcttcaGTTATTTAGGAGACCTAAAGAagcaccagcggattcacacaggagaaAGGCCGTACCAGTGCTCCCACTGTAAGAAGACCTTCAGGCAAGTAGGAGCCCTAAAGACACATGAACGGACTCACACTGGGGATAAACCGTatcagtgctcccagtgtgagaagagcttcaATCAGGTAGGAACCCTCAATATCCACCTGCGGATTCACTCAGGAGAAAGGCCTTAG
- the LOC125746309 gene encoding zinc finger protein 501-like isoform X13 translates to MFTGGAGRNVRDVGCSMDQKPPQLSVADVKEEVQDVLISDVDGAGHSSPDKNAESTVGPVFNGEVKEETVFQDVTEEKVTVPLQVDHTKGRRRTRRGSVRPPNPVETLLPERRVKKFPCSHCPVRCYTSETSLQRHMRKSHPKEFGPGVILKVHCCSHCGKSFSHLGNLKKHERIHTGERPYQCSHCKKSFSQEGALKIHQRIHTGERPYHCSECGKSFSYLGDLKKHQRIHTGEKPYQCSHCKKSFSQIGAVKAHERIHTGDKPYQCSQCEKSFSQVGTLNIHQRIHTGERPYQCSQCGKSFSKVGALNIHQRIHTGERPYQCSQCGKSFSHLGALNIHQRIHTGERPYQCSHCGKSFNQVGSLKAHERTHTGEKPYQCSQCEKSFSQVGALNIHQRIHTGERPYQCSQCRKSFSDVAHLKKHQGIHTGERPYQCSQCEKSFSYLGDLKKHQRIHTGERPYQCSHCKKTFRQVGALKTHERTHTGDKPYQCSQCEKSFNQVGTLNIHLRIHSGERP, encoded by the exons AATGCAGAGAGTACAGTAGGTCCCGTATTTAATGGGGAGGTGAAAGAAGAAACCGTGTTTCAGGACGTGACTGAGGAGAAGGTGACTGTCCCTCTTCAGGTGGACCATACTAAAGGGAGACGGAGAACAAGAAGAGGGAGTGTCAGGCCTCCTAACCCAG TTGAAACTCTTCTACCAGAGAGGAGAGTGAAGAAGTTCCCCTGTTCTCACTGTCCAGTACGGTGCTATACATCAGAAACGTCCCTCCAGAGACACATGAGAAAATCACATCCTAAGGAGTTTGGCCCTGGTGTGATACTGAAAGTTCACTGCTGCTCTCATTGTGGAAAGAGCTTCAGTCATTTAGGAAACCTAAAGAAGCAtgagcggattcacacaggggagaggccctaccagtgctcccactgCAAGAAGAGCTTCAGTCAAGAAGGAGCCCTAAAGAtccaccagcggattcacacaggcgAGAGGCCCTACCATTGCTccgagtgtgggaagagcttcagttaTTTAGGAGACCTAAAGAagcaccagcggattcacacaggggaaaAGCCTTACCAGTGCTCCCACTGCAAGAAGAGCTTCAGTCAAATAGGAGCCGTAAAAGCACATGAGCGAATTCACACTGGGGATAAGCCATACCAATGCtcccagtgtgagaagagcttcagtcaaGTAGGAACCCTAAATAtccaccagcggattcacacaggggagaggccctaccagtgctcccagtgtgggaagagcttcagtaaAGTAGGAGCCTTAAATATCCACCAGCgtattcacacaggggagaggccctaccagtgctcccagtgtgggaagagcttcagtcatttAGGAGCCCTAAACAtccaccagcggattcacacaggggagaggccctaccagtgctcccactgtgggaagagcttcaatcAAGTAGGATCCCTAAAGGCCCATGAGCGGACTCACACTGGGGAGAAGccataccagtgctcccagtgtgaaaAAAGCTTCAGTCAAGTAGGAGCCCTAAATAtccaccagcggattcacacaggggagaggccctaccaaTGTTCCCAGTGTCGGAAGAGCTTCAGTGACGTAGCACACCTAAAGAAGCACCAGgggattcacacaggagagaggccctaccagtgctcccagtgtgagaagagcttcaGTTATTTAGGAGACCTAAAGAagcaccagcggattcacacaggagaaAGGCCGTACCAGTGCTCCCACTGTAAGAAGACCTTCAGGCAAGTAGGAGCCCTAAAGACACATGAACGGACTCACACTGGGGATAAACCGTatcagtgctcccagtgtgagaagagcttcaATCAGGTAGGAACCCTCAATATCCACCTGCGGATTCACTCAGGAGAAAGGCCTTAG
- the LOC125746309 gene encoding zinc finger protein 501-like isoform X14: protein MFTGGAGRNVRDVGCSMDQKPPQLSVADVKEEVQDVLISDADGAGHSSPDKNAESTVGPVFNGEVKEETVFQDVTEEKVTVPLQVDHTKGRRRTRRGSVRPPNPVETLLPERRVKKFPCSHCPVRCYTSETSLQRHMRKSHPKEFGPGVILKVHCCSHCGKSFSHLGNLKKHERIHTGERPYQCSHCKKSFSQEGALKIHQRIHTGERPYHCSECGKSFSYLGDLKKHQRIHTGEKPYQCSHCKKSFSQIGAVKAHERIHTGDKPYQCSQCEKSFSQVGTLNIHQRIHTGERPYQCSQCGKSFSKVGALNIHQRIHTGERPYQCSQCGKSFSHLGALNIHQRIHTGERPYQCSHCGKSFNQVGSLKAHERTHTGEKPYQCSQCEKSFSQVGALNIHQRIHTGERPYQCSQCRKSFSDVAHLKKHQGIHTGERPYQCSQCEKSFSYLGDLKKHQRIHTGERPYQCSHCKKTFRQVGALKTHERTHTGDKPYQCSQCEKSFNQVGTLNIHLRIHSGERP, encoded by the exons AATGCAGAGAGTACAGTAGGTCCCGTATTTAATGGGGAGGTGAAAGAAGAAACCGTGTTTCAGGACGTGACTGAGGAGAAGGTGACTGTCCCTCTTCAGGTGGACCATACTAAAGGGAGACGGAGAACAAGAAGAGGGAGTGTCAGGCCTCCTAACCCAG TTGAAACTCTTCTACCAGAGAGGAGAGTGAAGAAGTTCCCCTGTTCTCACTGTCCAGTACGGTGCTATACATCAGAAACGTCCCTCCAGAGACACATGAGAAAATCACATCCTAAGGAGTTTGGCCCTGGTGTGATACTGAAAGTTCACTGCTGCTCTCATTGTGGAAAGAGCTTCAGTCATTTAGGAAACCTAAAGAAGCAtgagcggattcacacaggggagaggccctaccagtgctcccactgCAAGAAGAGCTTCAGTCAAGAAGGAGCCCTAAAGAtccaccagcggattcacacaggcgAGAGGCCCTACCATTGCTccgagtgtgggaagagcttcagttaTTTAGGAGACCTAAAGAagcaccagcggattcacacaggggaaaAGCCTTACCAGTGCTCCCACTGCAAGAAGAGCTTCAGTCAAATAGGAGCCGTAAAAGCACATGAGCGAATTCACACTGGGGATAAGCCATACCAATGCtcccagtgtgagaagagcttcagtcaaGTAGGAACCCTAAATAtccaccagcggattcacacaggggagaggccctaccagtgctcccagtgtgggaagagcttcagtaaAGTAGGAGCCTTAAATATCCACCAGCgtattcacacaggggagaggccctaccagtgctcccagtgtgggaagagcttcagtcatttAGGAGCCCTAAACAtccaccagcggattcacacaggggagaggccctaccagtgctcccactgtgggaagagcttcaatcAAGTAGGATCCCTAAAGGCCCATGAGCGGACTCACACTGGGGAGAAGccataccagtgctcccagtgtgaaaAAAGCTTCAGTCAAGTAGGAGCCCTAAATAtccaccagcggattcacacaggggagaggccctaccaaTGTTCCCAGTGTCGGAAGAGCTTCAGTGACGTAGCACACCTAAAGAAGCACCAGgggattcacacaggagagaggccctaccagtgctcccagtgtgagaagagcttcaGTTATTTAGGAGACCTAAAGAagcaccagcggattcacacaggagaaAGGCCGTACCAGTGCTCCCACTGTAAGAAGACCTTCAGGCAAGTAGGAGCCCTAAAGACACATGAACGGACTCACACTGGGGATAAACCGTatcagtgctcccagtgtgagaagagcttcaATCAGGTAGGAACCCTCAATATCCACCTGCGGATTCACTCAGGAGAAAGGCCTTAG